The following are encoded in a window of Caretta caretta isolate rCarCar2 chromosome 19, rCarCar1.hap1, whole genome shotgun sequence genomic DNA:
- the MAP3K6 gene encoding mitogen-activated protein kinase kinase kinase 6 isoform X4 gives MPLARRPWWGSRPWLLRARRRLRLHRKAWDRVAAAPRLSGVHTGKVFWWVGLGGPTWAATDPTGDRRRSGRKRPCQPFGPVSGGWGIRCTCAPPPTHTPELEAAGRGAGMDGESRPGSAERAGSCWQDPLAMAIAPSKPVAGAPGRRGSSSRSRALRVVYVLGGGSAQSLPLRCLRDACREVRAELETVPFGTLALGDTGPLGCFYNADVAVVEVSNSLCQPTLFYHLGVRESFSMTNNVLLCCHTDLPDLQALKEDICQKNSDCCGTYTFIPYVVTAQNKVLCCDASTMKCLTELFQPSFNVETFFTPLAGRLAKLLEGTPTNSCGYFRETIRQDIRKAREMYSGEQLSRELANIQQRLDNVELLSLDIVMNLLLSYRDVQDYDAIIRLVETLQALPTCDVAEQHNIRFHYTFALERRNQPGDREKALSVLLPVVERREGAAPDLYCMCGRIYKDLFIGSGFTDMEKRDQAYYWYSKAFDTEPSLHSGINSAVLLIAAGHQFETSVELRQIGVKLSCLLGNKGSVEKMQYYWDVGFYLGSWILASDLSKVIRASEKLYMLNAPVWYLTSVMETFLLYKHFKTCPEIKTPKQEQADFWMGFLLASCQPFVSTECCPVLILELTKVLQPAQLTVHNSEAEKLVTLCHICPPEERGISSWTFPASSIRGISISKCDERCCFLYVLHTAEDFQLYFPTQHHCQWFCKLIHSFVAELAVGGEEAGDGPDEDLEYDYEYTEMGDRVILGKGTYGVVYAGRDLSNQVRIAIKEIPERDSRYSQPLHEEIALHKRLQHRNIVQYLGSISQDGFIKIFMEEVPGGSLSSLLRSKWGPLKDNEPTIVFYTKQILEGLRYLHDNQIVHRDIKGDNVLINTYSGVLKISDFGTSKRLAGMSPSAETFTGTLQYMAPEIIDQGPRGYGKPADIWSLGCTVIEMATGHPPFYELGSPQAAMFKVGMFKMHPEVPDSMSGAAKAFILQCFEVDPDKRAPAAALLQEPFLTAPSRKKARSQAVPAAEGGTPGAASSPASEWAPAAEGASEARSPPLPLKAPRTAAKADSSSPAHSSSKVAQRCSYLGAAEEPAGLDCSSSPTPEENGGMFLLKKDSERRATLHQILTEEQPSIVAALVEAQSQSWEGGRLSSEHIAQLVSCLKSYICSPSRRQLSQDLLGLQALLWAEGLSLRHVQVPLFSFQDTVKQLLRQHQIKPHWMFALDNLMGQAVQAAFTILVTGQPPPPLTVFLPALPELRVKPQPSLGKAHEGGSDDEAEEDPEAQGAAPPPSQPSVGTGSVGTGSSGISSGTSTELGFRPPPADSLPLLQQLSRLRVETGRLQEALLEKEREWQRQLQRALRAAEQDAKALQGSKPRALAAHPRGPQQGAVDALLIAWLQSHGADEAATETFLQHGFTLPDLLTCATRDDLLYTGIRGGLVCKLWGAIQEHRKSLAKQVQREAA, from the exons ATGCCCCTGGCGAGAAGGCCCTGGTGGGGCAGCCGCCCGTGGCTCCTGCGAGCCCGGCGGCGGCTGCGTTTGCACAGGAAGGCGTGGGACCGGGTAGCTGCCGCTCCCCGACTCTCAGGAGTTCACACAGGGAAAGTGTTTTGGTGGGTGGGGCTCGGGGGCCCCACGTGGGCTGCAACTGACCCAACTGGGGACCGGCGGCGCTCCGGGCGGAAACGGCCGTGCCAGCCTTTCGGCCCCGTGTCGGGGGGCTGGGGGATCCGCTGCACGTgcgcgcccccccccacacacacaccggaGCTCGAGGCTGCGGGGCGAGGCGCCGGCATGGACGGGGAGAGCAGGCCGGGAAGCGCCGagcgggcggggagctgctggcaggACCCCCTGGCCATGGCCATCGCCCCCAGCAAGCCGGTGGCCGGCGCCCCGGGCCGCCGGGGGAGCAGCAGCCGGAGCCGGGCTCTCCGCGTGGTCTACGTCCTCGGCGGGGGCTCggcccagtccctgcccctgcgCTGCCTGCGGGACGCCTGCCGGGAGGTGCGGGCGGAGCTGGAGACGGTGCCCTTCGGCACCCTGGCGCTGGGCGACACGggccccctgggctgcttctacAACGCCG ATGTGGCTGTGGTGGAAGTGAGCAACTCCTTGTGCCAGCCCACGCTCTTCTACCACCTCGGGGTGCGGGAGAGCTTCAGCATGACCAACAACGTCCTCCTGTGCTGCCACACTGACCTTCCGGACCTGCAGGCCCTCAAG GAGGATATCTGCCAGAAGAACTCC GACTGCTGCGGCACTTACACCTTCATCCCCTACGTGGTGACAGCCCAGAACAAAGTCCTGTGCTGTGATGCTAGCACCATGAAGTGCCTGACCGAGCTCTTCCAGCCCAGCTTCAACGTGGAGACCTTCTTCACCCCCCTGGCGGGGCGTCTGGCCAAGCTGCTGGAGGGCACCCCCACCAACTCCTG CGGCTATTTCCGGGAGACGATCCGCCAGGACATCCGCAAGGCCCGGGAGATGTACAGCGGGGAGCAGCTGAGCCGGGAGCTGGCCAACATCCAGCAGCGCCTGGACAATGTGGAGCTCCTCAGCCTGGACATCGTCATGAACCTCCTCCTGTCCTATCGGGACGTGCAG GACTACGATGCCATCATCAGGCTGGTGGAGAcgctccaggccctgcccaccTGCGACGTGGCCGAACAGCACAACATCCGCTTCCACTACACCTTCGCCCTCGAAAG GCGGAACCAGCCTGGGGACCGGGAGAAGGCGCTTTCCGTGCTCCTGCCGGTGGTGGAGAGGCGAGAAGGGGCGGCGCCCGACCTGTACTGCATGTGCGGCCGCATTTACAAGGACCTGTTCATCGGCTCCGGCTTCACGGACATGGAGAAAAGGGACCAGGCCTATTACTG GTACAGCAAAGCCTTTGACACGGAGCCGAGCCTCCACTCTGGGATTAACTCTGCTGTCCTGCTCATAGCAGCCGGGCACCAGTTTGAAACCTCCGTGGAGCTCCGGCAAATAG GCGTGAAGCTGAGCTGCCTTCTGGGCAATAAGGGCAGCGTGGAGAAGATGCAGTATTACTGGGATGTGGGCTTCTACCTGGGCTCCTGGATCCTGGCCAGCGACCTCAGCAAAGTCATCCGGGCCTCGGAGAAACTCTACATGCTCAATGCCCCTGTCTG GTACCTGACCTCCGTCATGGAGACCTTCCTCTTGTACAAACACTTCAAGACCTGCCCGGAGATCAAGACGCCCAAGCAGGAGCAGGCTGACTTCTGGATGGGCTTCCTGCTGGCGTCCTGCCAGCCCTTCGTCTCCACGGAGTGCTGCCCG GTGCTGATTCTAGAGCTGACCAAagtcctgcagccagcccagctgaCGGTGCACAATAGCGAGGCTGAAAAGTTGGTGACGCTGTGCCACATCTGCCCCCCAGAGGAG AGAGGGATCTCCAGCTGGACCTTTCCGGCTTCCTCCATCCGTGGAATCAG catctCCAAGTGTGACGAGCGCTGCTGCTTCCTATACGTGCTGCACACGGCTGAGGATTTCCAGCTGTACTTCCCCACCCAGCACCACTGCCAATG GTTCTGCAAGCTGATTCACTCCTTCGTGGCCGAGCTGGCAGTGGGGGGCGAGGAGGCGGGCGACGGCCCAGACGAGGACCTGGAG TACGACTACGAATATACGGAGATGGGCGACAGGGTGATCCTGGGCAAGGGGACCTATGGGGTTGTCTACGCCGGGCGGGACCTCAGCAACCAGGTGCGCATCGCCATCAAGGAGATCCCGGAGCGGGACAGCAG GTACTCTCAGCCCCTGCACGAGGAGATCGCCCTGCACAAGCGTCTGCAACACCGGAACATCGTCCAGTACCTGGGCTCCATCAGCCAGGACGGCTTCATCAAGATCTTCATGGAGGAGGTGCCGGGAG GGAGCCTCTCGTCCCTCCTGCGCTCCAAGTGGGGCCCCCTGAAGGACAACGAGCCCACCATCGTGTTCTACACCAAGCAGATCCTGGAGGGCCTGCGCTACCTGCATGACAACCAGATCGTCCACCGGGACATCAAG GGAGACAACGTCCTTATCAACACCTACAGCGGGGTGCTGAAGATCTCTGACTTCGGGACCTCCAAGAGGCTGGCTGGGATGAGCCCCAGCGCCGAGACCTTCACAG GCACCCTGCAGTACATGGCCCCAGAGATCATCGACCAGGGCCCCCGAGGCTACGGGAAGCCGGCCGATATCTGGTCCCTGGGCTGCACCGTCATCGAGATGGCCACGGGCCACCCCCCGTTCTATGAGCTGGGCAGCCCGCAGGCCGCCATGTTCAAG GTGGGCATGTTCAAGATGCACCCCGAGGTGCCTGACTCCATGTCGGGGGCAGCCAAGGCCTTCATCCTCCAGTGCTTTGAGGTGGATCCGGATAAGCGGGCGCCCGCCGCAGCCCTGCTCCAGGAGCCCTTCCTGACAGCACCCAGCAGGAAGAAAGCCAGGAGCCAGGCTgtgccagctgcagagggaggcacaCCGGGGGCGG ccagctctcctgcctcTGAGTGGGCCCCTGCAGCAGAGGGGGCCAGCGAGGCCaggagcccccccctccccctaaaGGCCCCCAGGACAGCTGCCAAGGCAGACAGCAGCTCGccagcccacagctccagcaAGGTGGCCCAGAGATGCAGCTACCTGGG GGCTGCCGAGGAGCCAGCTGGCTTGGATTGCAgtagctcccccacccccgaggaGAACGGCGGCATGTTCCTGCTGAAGAAAGACAGCGAGCGCAGGGCCACCCTGCACCAGATCCTGACGGAGGAGCAGCCCAGCATCGTGGCCGCCTTGGTGGAGGCCCAGAGCCAG agctgggaaggagggaggctcTCCTCGGAGCACATCGCCCAGCTGGTGTCCTGCCTCAAGAGCTACATCTGCTCCCCCAGCCGCCGGCAGCTCAGCCAGGACCTGCTGGGGCTCCAGGCCCTGCTGTGGGCGGAGGGCCTGAGCCTTCGCCACGTGCAGGTGCCGCTCTTCAGCTTCCAGGACACG GTGAAGCAGCTCCTACGGCAGCACCAGATCAAGCCGCACTGGATGTTCGCCCTGGACAACCTCATGGGCCAGGCCGTGCAGGCGGCTTTCACCATCCTTGTGACGG GCCAGCCACCTCCCCCGCTCACCGTCTTCCTCCCGGCGCTCCCAGAACTCCGGGTGAAGCCGCAGCCTTCCCTGGGCAAAGCCCATGAAGGTGGCAGCGACGACGAGGCGGAGGAAGATCCGGAGGCGCAGGGGGCAGCTCCTCCCCCGAGCCAGCCCAGCGTGGGGACGGGCAGCGTGGGGACGGGCAGCTCTGGTATTAGCAGCGGCACCAGCACCGAGCTGGGCTTCCGTCCCCCCCCGGCGGACTCCCTGCCactcctgcagcagctcagccGCCTCCGCGTGGAGACGGGCAG GCTGCAGGAGGCGTTGCTGGAGAAGGAGCGAGAgtggcagaggcagctgcagagggcgctccgggcCGCGGAGCAGGATGCCAAGGCTCTGCAGGGATCCAAGCCCCGAG CCTTGGCCGCGCACCCCCGggggccccagcagggggcgGTGGACGCCCTCCTCATTGCCTGGTTACAGAGCCACGGAGCGGATGAGGCTGCGACCGAGACG TTCCTGCAGCATGGCTTCACCCTGCCCGACCTGCTGACCTGCGCCACCCGTGATGACCTGCTTTACACCGGCATCAG AGGGGGGCTGGTGTGCAAGCTATGGGGAGCCATCCAGGAGCACCGGAAATCCCTGGCCAAGCAGGTGCAACGGGAAGCCGCGTGA
- the MAP3K6 gene encoding mitogen-activated protein kinase kinase kinase 6 isoform X2, giving the protein MPLARRPWWGSRPWLLRARRRLRLHRKAWDRVAAAPRLSGVHTGKVFWWVGLGGPTWAATDPTGDRRRSGRKRPCQPFGPVSGGWGIRCTCAPPPTHTPELEAAGRGAGMDGESRPGSAERAGSCWQDPLAMAIAPSKPVAGAPGRRGSSSRSRALRVVYVLGGGSAQSLPLRCLRDACREVRAELETVPFGTLALGDTGPLGCFYNADVAVVEVSNSLCQPTLFYHLGVRESFSMTNNVLLCCHTDLPDLQALKEDICQKNSDCCGTYTFIPYVVTAQNKVLCCDASTMKCLTELFQPSFNVETFFTPLAGRLAKLLEGTPTNSCGYFRETIRQDIRKAREMYSGEQLSRELANIQQRLDNVELLSLDIVMNLLLSYRDVQDYDAIIRLVETLQALPTCDVAEQHNIRFHYTFALERRNQPGDREKALSVLLPVVERREGAAPDLYCMCGRIYKDLFIGSGFTDMEKRDQAYYWYSKAFDTEPSLHSGINSAVLLIAAGHQFETSVELRQIGVKLSCLLGNKGSVEKMQYYWDVGFYLGSWILASDLSKVIRASEKLYMLNAPVWYLTSVMETFLLYKHFKTCPEIKTPKQEQADFWMGFLLASCQPFVSTECCPVLILELTKVLQPAQLTVHNSEAEKLVTLCHICPPEERGISSWTFPASSIRGISISKCDERCCFLYVLHTAEDFQLYFPTQHHCQWFCKLIHSFVAELAVGGEEAGDGPDEDLEYDYEYTEMGDRVILGKGTYGVVYAGRDLSNQVRIAIKEIPERDSRYSQPLHEEIALHKRLQHRNIVQYLGSISQDGFIKIFMEEVPGGSLSSLLRSKWGPLKDNEPTIVFYTKQILEGLRYLHDNQIVHRDIKGDNVLINTYSGVLKISDFGTSKRLAGMSPSAETFTGTLQYMAPEIIDQGPRGYGKPADIWSLGCTVIEMATGHPPFYELGSPQAAMFKVGMFKMHPEVPDSMSGAAKAFILQCFEVDPDKRAPAAALLQEPFLTAPSRKKARSQAVPAAEGGTPGAASSPASEWAPAAEGASEARSPPLPLKAPRTAAKADSSSPAHSSSKVAQRCSYLGTGLPPTPQVPRLHCMSLLAALHSRLPRAAEEPAGLDCSSSPTPEENGGMFLLKKDSERRATLHQILTEEQPSIVAALVEAQSQSWEGGRLSSEHIAQLVSCLKSYICSPSRRQLSQDLLGLQALLWAEGLSLRHVQVPLFSFQDTVKQLLRQHQIKPHWMFALDNLMGQAVQAAFTILVTELRVKPQPSLGKAHEGGSDDEAEEDPEAQGAAPPPSQPSVGTGSVGTGSSGISSGTSTELGFRPPPADSLPLLQQLSRLRVETGRLQEALLEKEREWQRQLQRALRAAEQDAKALQGSKPRALAAHPRGPQQGAVDALLIAWLQSHGADEAATETFLQHGFTLPDLLTCATRDDLLYTGIRGGLVCKLWGAIQEHRKSLAKQVQREAA; this is encoded by the exons ATGCCCCTGGCGAGAAGGCCCTGGTGGGGCAGCCGCCCGTGGCTCCTGCGAGCCCGGCGGCGGCTGCGTTTGCACAGGAAGGCGTGGGACCGGGTAGCTGCCGCTCCCCGACTCTCAGGAGTTCACACAGGGAAAGTGTTTTGGTGGGTGGGGCTCGGGGGCCCCACGTGGGCTGCAACTGACCCAACTGGGGACCGGCGGCGCTCCGGGCGGAAACGGCCGTGCCAGCCTTTCGGCCCCGTGTCGGGGGGCTGGGGGATCCGCTGCACGTgcgcgcccccccccacacacacaccggaGCTCGAGGCTGCGGGGCGAGGCGCCGGCATGGACGGGGAGAGCAGGCCGGGAAGCGCCGagcgggcggggagctgctggcaggACCCCCTGGCCATGGCCATCGCCCCCAGCAAGCCGGTGGCCGGCGCCCCGGGCCGCCGGGGGAGCAGCAGCCGGAGCCGGGCTCTCCGCGTGGTCTACGTCCTCGGCGGGGGCTCggcccagtccctgcccctgcgCTGCCTGCGGGACGCCTGCCGGGAGGTGCGGGCGGAGCTGGAGACGGTGCCCTTCGGCACCCTGGCGCTGGGCGACACGggccccctgggctgcttctacAACGCCG ATGTGGCTGTGGTGGAAGTGAGCAACTCCTTGTGCCAGCCCACGCTCTTCTACCACCTCGGGGTGCGGGAGAGCTTCAGCATGACCAACAACGTCCTCCTGTGCTGCCACACTGACCTTCCGGACCTGCAGGCCCTCAAG GAGGATATCTGCCAGAAGAACTCC GACTGCTGCGGCACTTACACCTTCATCCCCTACGTGGTGACAGCCCAGAACAAAGTCCTGTGCTGTGATGCTAGCACCATGAAGTGCCTGACCGAGCTCTTCCAGCCCAGCTTCAACGTGGAGACCTTCTTCACCCCCCTGGCGGGGCGTCTGGCCAAGCTGCTGGAGGGCACCCCCACCAACTCCTG CGGCTATTTCCGGGAGACGATCCGCCAGGACATCCGCAAGGCCCGGGAGATGTACAGCGGGGAGCAGCTGAGCCGGGAGCTGGCCAACATCCAGCAGCGCCTGGACAATGTGGAGCTCCTCAGCCTGGACATCGTCATGAACCTCCTCCTGTCCTATCGGGACGTGCAG GACTACGATGCCATCATCAGGCTGGTGGAGAcgctccaggccctgcccaccTGCGACGTGGCCGAACAGCACAACATCCGCTTCCACTACACCTTCGCCCTCGAAAG GCGGAACCAGCCTGGGGACCGGGAGAAGGCGCTTTCCGTGCTCCTGCCGGTGGTGGAGAGGCGAGAAGGGGCGGCGCCCGACCTGTACTGCATGTGCGGCCGCATTTACAAGGACCTGTTCATCGGCTCCGGCTTCACGGACATGGAGAAAAGGGACCAGGCCTATTACTG GTACAGCAAAGCCTTTGACACGGAGCCGAGCCTCCACTCTGGGATTAACTCTGCTGTCCTGCTCATAGCAGCCGGGCACCAGTTTGAAACCTCCGTGGAGCTCCGGCAAATAG GCGTGAAGCTGAGCTGCCTTCTGGGCAATAAGGGCAGCGTGGAGAAGATGCAGTATTACTGGGATGTGGGCTTCTACCTGGGCTCCTGGATCCTGGCCAGCGACCTCAGCAAAGTCATCCGGGCCTCGGAGAAACTCTACATGCTCAATGCCCCTGTCTG GTACCTGACCTCCGTCATGGAGACCTTCCTCTTGTACAAACACTTCAAGACCTGCCCGGAGATCAAGACGCCCAAGCAGGAGCAGGCTGACTTCTGGATGGGCTTCCTGCTGGCGTCCTGCCAGCCCTTCGTCTCCACGGAGTGCTGCCCG GTGCTGATTCTAGAGCTGACCAAagtcctgcagccagcccagctgaCGGTGCACAATAGCGAGGCTGAAAAGTTGGTGACGCTGTGCCACATCTGCCCCCCAGAGGAG AGAGGGATCTCCAGCTGGACCTTTCCGGCTTCCTCCATCCGTGGAATCAG catctCCAAGTGTGACGAGCGCTGCTGCTTCCTATACGTGCTGCACACGGCTGAGGATTTCCAGCTGTACTTCCCCACCCAGCACCACTGCCAATG GTTCTGCAAGCTGATTCACTCCTTCGTGGCCGAGCTGGCAGTGGGGGGCGAGGAGGCGGGCGACGGCCCAGACGAGGACCTGGAG TACGACTACGAATATACGGAGATGGGCGACAGGGTGATCCTGGGCAAGGGGACCTATGGGGTTGTCTACGCCGGGCGGGACCTCAGCAACCAGGTGCGCATCGCCATCAAGGAGATCCCGGAGCGGGACAGCAG GTACTCTCAGCCCCTGCACGAGGAGATCGCCCTGCACAAGCGTCTGCAACACCGGAACATCGTCCAGTACCTGGGCTCCATCAGCCAGGACGGCTTCATCAAGATCTTCATGGAGGAGGTGCCGGGAG GGAGCCTCTCGTCCCTCCTGCGCTCCAAGTGGGGCCCCCTGAAGGACAACGAGCCCACCATCGTGTTCTACACCAAGCAGATCCTGGAGGGCCTGCGCTACCTGCATGACAACCAGATCGTCCACCGGGACATCAAG GGAGACAACGTCCTTATCAACACCTACAGCGGGGTGCTGAAGATCTCTGACTTCGGGACCTCCAAGAGGCTGGCTGGGATGAGCCCCAGCGCCGAGACCTTCACAG GCACCCTGCAGTACATGGCCCCAGAGATCATCGACCAGGGCCCCCGAGGCTACGGGAAGCCGGCCGATATCTGGTCCCTGGGCTGCACCGTCATCGAGATGGCCACGGGCCACCCCCCGTTCTATGAGCTGGGCAGCCCGCAGGCCGCCATGTTCAAG GTGGGCATGTTCAAGATGCACCCCGAGGTGCCTGACTCCATGTCGGGGGCAGCCAAGGCCTTCATCCTCCAGTGCTTTGAGGTGGATCCGGATAAGCGGGCGCCCGCCGCAGCCCTGCTCCAGGAGCCCTTCCTGACAGCACCCAGCAGGAAGAAAGCCAGGAGCCAGGCTgtgccagctgcagagggaggcacaCCGGGGGCGG ccagctctcctgcctcTGAGTGGGCCCCTGCAGCAGAGGGGGCCAGCGAGGCCaggagcccccccctccccctaaaGGCCCCCAGGACAGCTGCCAAGGCAGACAGCAGCTCGccagcccacagctccagcaAGGTGGCCCAGAGATGCAGCTACCTGGG CAcagggctgccccccaccccacaagtgCCCAGACTTCACTGCATGTCCCTGCTGGCCGCCCTCCACTCCCGTCTCCCCAGGGCTGCCGAGGAGCCAGCTGGCTTGGATTGCAgtagctcccccacccccgaggaGAACGGCGGCATGTTCCTGCTGAAGAAAGACAGCGAGCGCAGGGCCACCCTGCACCAGATCCTGACGGAGGAGCAGCCCAGCATCGTGGCCGCCTTGGTGGAGGCCCAGAGCCAG agctgggaaggagggaggctcTCCTCGGAGCACATCGCCCAGCTGGTGTCCTGCCTCAAGAGCTACATCTGCTCCCCCAGCCGCCGGCAGCTCAGCCAGGACCTGCTGGGGCTCCAGGCCCTGCTGTGGGCGGAGGGCCTGAGCCTTCGCCACGTGCAGGTGCCGCTCTTCAGCTTCCAGGACACG GTGAAGCAGCTCCTACGGCAGCACCAGATCAAGCCGCACTGGATGTTCGCCCTGGACAACCTCATGGGCCAGGCCGTGCAGGCGGCTTTCACCATCCTTGTGACGG AACTCCGGGTGAAGCCGCAGCCTTCCCTGGGCAAAGCCCATGAAGGTGGCAGCGACGACGAGGCGGAGGAAGATCCGGAGGCGCAGGGGGCAGCTCCTCCCCCGAGCCAGCCCAGCGTGGGGACGGGCAGCGTGGGGACGGGCAGCTCTGGTATTAGCAGCGGCACCAGCACCGAGCTGGGCTTCCGTCCCCCCCCGGCGGACTCCCTGCCactcctgcagcagctcagccGCCTCCGCGTGGAGACGGGCAG GCTGCAGGAGGCGTTGCTGGAGAAGGAGCGAGAgtggcagaggcagctgcagagggcgctccgggcCGCGGAGCAGGATGCCAAGGCTCTGCAGGGATCCAAGCCCCGAG CCTTGGCCGCGCACCCCCGggggccccagcagggggcgGTGGACGCCCTCCTCATTGCCTGGTTACAGAGCCACGGAGCGGATGAGGCTGCGACCGAGACG TTCCTGCAGCATGGCTTCACCCTGCCCGACCTGCTGACCTGCGCCACCCGTGATGACCTGCTTTACACCGGCATCAG AGGGGGGCTGGTGTGCAAGCTATGGGGAGCCATCCAGGAGCACCGGAAATCCCTGGCCAAGCAGGTGCAACGGGAAGCCGCGTGA